One genomic window of Pseudomonas aeruginosa includes the following:
- a CDS encoding heme ABC transporter ATP-binding protein: MLRVENLSIRRGGKTVLEGLELELRPGEMLGVLGPNGAGKSTLLGALCGELEPAEGLVLLDERGLDDWPGVARAQRLAVLPQSSSLGFAFPVEAVVGFGRLPHSSGRERDVQIVAEALAAADASHLAGRSYLALSGGERQRVHLARVLAQLWPGEPGQVLLLDEPTSALDPLHQHTTLQAVHDFARRGASVLVILHDLNLAARYCDRLLLLQNGRPHLLGTPEEVLRPEPLRAVFGLEVLVQRHPERGHPLIVAR, from the coding sequence ATGCTGCGCGTGGAGAACCTGTCCATCCGCCGTGGCGGAAAGACTGTACTGGAAGGCCTCGAACTGGAGCTGCGGCCTGGCGAGATGCTCGGCGTACTCGGCCCCAACGGCGCTGGCAAGAGCACCTTGCTTGGCGCTCTCTGTGGCGAACTGGAGCCGGCCGAAGGGCTGGTGCTGCTCGACGAGCGCGGCCTCGACGACTGGCCGGGCGTCGCTCGCGCGCAGCGCCTGGCGGTGCTGCCGCAGAGTTCGTCGCTGGGCTTCGCCTTTCCGGTGGAGGCGGTGGTCGGCTTCGGTCGGCTGCCCCATTCCAGCGGCCGCGAGCGCGATGTGCAGATCGTCGCCGAGGCCTTGGCGGCGGCCGACGCCAGCCATCTGGCCGGGCGCAGCTACCTGGCGCTGTCCGGCGGCGAACGCCAGCGCGTGCACCTGGCGCGGGTGCTGGCGCAGCTGTGGCCGGGCGAGCCGGGGCAGGTGCTGCTGCTCGACGAACCGACCTCGGCGCTCGACCCGCTGCACCAGCACACCACCCTGCAGGCGGTGCATGATTTCGCCCGCCGCGGTGCCTCGGTGCTGGTGATCCTCCACGATCTCAACCTGGCCGCGCGCTATTGCGACCGCCTGCTGCTGTTGCAGAATGGTCGCCCGCACCTGCTCGGTACGCCCGAGGAAGTCCTGCGCCCCGAGCCGTTGCGCGCGGTGTTCGGCCTCGAGGTCCTGGTCCAGCGTCATCCCGAGCGAGGTCATCCGCTGATCGTCGCCCGTTGA